DNA from Deinococcus cellulosilyticus NBRC 106333 = KACC 11606:
ATTTGCACCACCACCTGACTGAATGTTTCAGCGGCAGGGGTGCGGGGCACTTCAGGAGGGGAGGCAGCATCAGCAGACATGACAGCATTCTGTCATCTTTCAGAGGAACAAATCAATGCAGCAGGAAAGGGGTTGCCTGCTGCACCTGTGATCGCCTGGACATGCCAGAGGATCAGCCCTTGACTGCTCCCGAAGTCAGATTGGACACAAACTGGCGAGAAGTGAAGACGAAGAGAATCAAGAGGGGCACAGTGGCAATGGCCGTACCGAGCAGCAAGGCTCCCCACTCCACATTGCTGACCCCCTGAAGGCTACGCAACACCAGGGGAAGGGTGAAGGTTTCCTGTTCCCGCAGCATCACCAGGGCGTTGGAGAAGCTGTTCCAGGAGAAAATAAAGGTGGTGAGGCCCAGGGTGGCCATCACGGGGCCAAGCAGGGGAAGCACCACGTTCCAGTAGATGCGGAATTCACTGCAACCGTCAATGCGGGCGGCTTCCATCAGCTCTTTGGGAATCGAGGAAACGATGTACTGGCGCATCAGGAAGATCCCGAAGGCGTTGGCTGCACCAGGGAAGTACAGGGCGATGGGTTTTCCGACCCAGCCGATCTGCTGCATGATCAGGTAGTAAGGGACGAGGCCCAGCAGACTGGGAATCAACACGGTGCCAAGCAGCAGGCTGAACATCACGCTCTTGCCCTTAAATTCGTACATGGCAAACGCATATCCGCCCAGCGAGCAGAAGAACAGGGTGAAAATCACCGACATGATGGAGATGTAGGTGCTGTTCCAGAAGGCACGCCAGAAGTTGGTCTGCTCCAGCAGGATCTGGTAATTCAGGGGACTGGCATCCCCAAACCACATGTGAACAGGCATGGAGAACACCTGTCCCTTGTCATAGGTGGCCAGCACAAACATGAAAAACAAAGGGGCCAGGGTCAGGAGGGCCAGAACCGTCAGGCCCAGGTGCAACAGGATCTTGCCTCCCAGTTGTTTCTGCCTCAGGGTGGAGTTTTTTGCAGGAGGGGTCAGGGAAACGGTCATGGTCAGGCCTCCGAAGGATCTGCTGTGCGCCGAAACACCGCGTTGGTGATCAGGGTGATGAGCAGCACAATGACGAAAAGAACCCATGAGGTGGCTGCTGCCGCCCCCATGTCCTGGTTTGGGCCGAAGGCATTGTTGTAGAGGTACAGGCCAATGGTCTGGGCAGAGTACTCCTCGCCTCCTGAGGGTGGACCAGAGAAGAGAATGAACACTTCATCAAAGAGGTTGAGGTTTCCGACAACTGTGCCAATGGTGGTGAAATAGGCAATCGGACGCAGGAGGGGCAGGGTGATGTGCCAGAACTGTTGCCAGCGGGTGGCACCATCCACCTGAGCAGCCTCGTAGATGTCATTGCTGATGGTCTGCAGTCCAGTGAGGTACAGCACCGTGTTGTAACCAAAATAGCGCCAGAAGATCAGCAGACACACCAGTGGTTTGGTGTATTCCTTCTCGAAGAGCCACTGGATGTAACCTTCACCCGTTTGGTCTGGAATCAAGGGGTCAAACAGGACAAAATTGTTGAGCCACAAAAGGAGTTGATTCACCGCTCCGTTACGTTCAC
Protein-coding regions in this window:
- a CDS encoding carbohydrate ABC transporter permease; this translates as MTVSLTPPAKNSTLRQKQLGGKILLHLGLTVLALLTLAPLFFMFVLATYDKGQVFSMPVHMWFGDASPLNYQILLEQTNFWRAFWNSTYISIMSVIFTLFFCSLGGYAFAMYEFKGKSVMFSLLLGTVLIPSLLGLVPYYLIMQQIGWVGKPIALYFPGAANAFGIFLMRQYIVSSIPKELMEAARIDGCSEFRIYWNVVLPLLGPVMATLGLTTFIFSWNSFSNALVMLREQETFTLPLVLRSLQGVSNVEWGALLLGTAIATVPLLILFVFTSRQFVSNLTSGAVKG
- a CDS encoding carbohydrate ABC transporter permease; this encodes MTTTTKQPQTRNWNWSHLQKQAAPYLFVSPFFVLFAVFGLFPIVFSLLLAFSQWDSASGLSTMHWVKPLWSNFQYVLTDPLFATVLKNTFWIAIVSGLPQHLVAIPLAYVLHTQVGRFKHFFTAAFLVPFVTSTVAIALVTTVLFSERNGAVNQLLLWLNNFVLFDPLIPDQTGEGYIQWLFEKEYTKPLVCLLIFWRYFGYNTVLYLTGLQTISNDIYEAAQVDGATRWQQFWHITLPLLRPIAYFTTIGTVVGNLNLFDEVFILFSGPPSGGEEYSAQTIGLYLYNNAFGPNQDMGAAAATSWVLFVIVLLITLITNAVFRRTADPSEA